One window of the Rhizorhabdus dicambivorans genome contains the following:
- a CDS encoding PP2C family protein-serine/threonine phosphatase, translated as MQAASHITSAERRRRRFGLRPQLLLLLFVLNLVAAVAYSAMLYTIDRREIIAGIDDKLRTAAHAVHEILPEDYHPRVHGPTSIPPAEFDRLQQTLSRFADRSGLVYVYTYMRFGRSIYTVSTSATPHEVETGTQVRYWTRYDTAPAKLYRSFADGLVRFDEYEDSFGRFRSIYMPIKAYDGRSYVVGADVELASLDRRLNDALNKSVMVGLAMFVLAMIVGSLLINRIVGPLVRLTSYTRNIEERSFQSNEEELQAMQAISGARADEVGSLAEAMSGMIVRLQRYLIEMEAATAARERVEGELSAARDIQIGMLPRQFPAFPGRGDIDVHALLDPAKEVGGDLYNYAMIDEHRLFFVIGDVSGKGVPAALFMAMTSTLFKAASITSTSAAGLMARVNAELVRDNVANLFVTAFAGIIDLRDGHVEYSDAGHEAPFLVRADGSVSRLPKPEGMALGVFDDAEFETATVRLEPGDSLVLFTDGVSEATAADEELFTVDRIAETLTAQARGRSAEAITAGLSERVNLFVGSAPQFDDIAILVVQYRG; from the coding sequence ATGCAAGCGGCAAGTCACATCACCAGCGCGGAAAGGCGCCGCCGCCGCTTCGGGCTCAGGCCGCAGCTGCTGCTGCTGCTGTTCGTGCTCAACCTGGTCGCGGCGGTCGCCTATTCGGCGATGCTCTACACGATCGACCGGCGCGAGATCATCGCCGGGATCGACGACAAGCTGCGCACCGCCGCCCATGCCGTGCATGAGATATTGCCCGAGGACTATCACCCGCGCGTCCACGGGCCCACATCGATCCCGCCGGCCGAGTTCGATCGGCTGCAGCAGACCCTGTCACGCTTCGCCGACCGGTCGGGCCTGGTCTATGTCTATACCTATATGCGCTTCGGCCGGTCGATCTACACCGTGTCGACCAGCGCCACGCCGCATGAGGTGGAGACGGGCACCCAGGTCCGCTACTGGACCCGCTACGACACCGCGCCGGCCAAGCTGTACCGCAGCTTCGCCGACGGGCTGGTCCGCTTCGACGAATATGAGGACAGCTTCGGCCGCTTCCGATCGATCTACATGCCGATCAAGGCCTATGACGGGCGTAGCTATGTGGTCGGCGCCGATGTCGAGCTGGCCTCGCTCGACCGGCGGCTGAACGACGCACTCAACAAGTCGGTGATGGTCGGCCTGGCGATGTTCGTGCTGGCGATGATCGTCGGCAGCCTGCTGATCAACCGGATCGTCGGGCCGCTGGTGCGCCTGACATCCTACACCCGCAACATCGAGGAGCGCAGCTTCCAGTCGAACGAGGAGGAGCTGCAGGCGATGCAGGCGATCAGCGGCGCCCGCGCGGACGAGGTGGGCAGCCTGGCCGAGGCGATGTCGGGAATGATCGTGCGGCTGCAGCGCTACCTGATCGAGATGGAGGCGGCGACCGCCGCCCGCGAGCGGGTGGAAGGCGAGCTTTCGGCGGCGCGCGACATCCAGATCGGCATGCTGCCGCGCCAGTTCCCCGCCTTTCCGGGACGCGGCGACATCGACGTCCACGCCTTGCTCGATCCCGCCAAAGAGGTGGGCGGCGACCTCTATAATTATGCGATGATCGACGAACACCGGTTGTTCTTCGTGATCGGCGACGTGTCGGGCAAGGGCGTGCCGGCGGCGCTGTTCATGGCGATGACCAGCACCCTGTTCAAGGCGGCGTCGATAACCTCCACCTCGGCGGCCGGGCTGATGGCGCGGGTCAATGCGGAGCTGGTGCGCGACAATGTCGCCAACCTGTTCGTCACCGCCTTCGCCGGGATCATCGACCTGCGCGACGGCCATGTCGAATATAGCGATGCAGGGCATGAGGCGCCGTTCCTGGTGCGCGCCGACGGCAGCGTCTCGCGCCTGCCCAAGCCCGAGGGCATGGCGCTGGGCGTGTTCGACGATGCGGAGTTCGAGACCGCGACGGTGCGGCTGGAGCCCGGGGACTCGCTGGTGCTGTTCACCGACGGCGTTTCCGAGGCGACCGCCGCCGACGAGGAACTGTTCACGGTCGACC